In Streptomyces rapamycinicus NRRL 5491, the genomic stretch GCCCCGCGTCGACCACCGTGGCGGGCACTTCGGGCAGGCCCAGTTCGGTGAGCCACTGCGGCGCCTTGGAGCCGCGGCCGGTGGCGTCGATGACCAGGTCCGCGTCGACGCTCTCGCGCTCCCCGGTGCCGCGGTGGCGGATATGGGCCCCGGACACCCGCCGCGCGTCGCCGATCAGTCCGGTGGCCTCGGCGCCTTCCAGGATCCGCACATGCGGATGGGACAGCAGGGCACGGCGCACGATGTGCTCGGCCAGAGGTCTGCTGGCTCCGACCGTGAAGTGTTCGCCCGGATACTGGCGCATCCAGCCGTGCGGGCCGTAGAACAGCGCCTGCGTCGGCATGACCACCCGGTGGGCACCGGCCGCGAAAAGGCTCTCCATGGTGCCCGGGAGGAGGGTGTCGATGGCCTGGACACCGCTGGACTGCAGACCGTGGAGGTGACGGCCCTGAGGCACGCCCTTGCGCACCTCGGGCCCGTCGGGCAGCCGGTCCCGTTCCACGACGGTGATGGTGTCCACGTACTCGACGAGGGCGGCCGCGGCGAGCAGTCCGGCCACGCCGCCACCGAGTACGAGTGCGCTGCCGAGCCTGCGCGAACCTTTCACACCATCACTTCCTTTTTCATGGTTGGTACCGGGCTGCTGCTCTTTCTCCGCGCCACTCGTGTTCTCCGGGCCGCCGGTGTCCTCCGGGCCATCCGCGTTCTCCGGGCCACCCGTGTTCTCCGGGCCGCTCGTCGGGGCCCGGTGGGGTCAACCCCGGCTCTGCTCAGCCCGGTTCATCGCCTCGATCAGGCTCTTGGGCCGCATATCGGTCCAGTTCGTCTCGATGTAGTCCAGGCAGGTCTTGCGATCCGTCTCCTGGACCACCACCTCCCAGCCGGCCGGGACCTCCGCGAAGGCCGGCCACAGCGAGTGCTGGCCCTCGTCATTGACCAGAACCAGGAAGGT encodes the following:
- a CDS encoding MbtH family protein, giving the protein MTNPFDNPDGTFLVLVNDEGQHSLWPAFAEVPAGWEVVVQETDRKTCLDYIETNWTDMRPKSLIEAMNRAEQSRG